From Roseibium alexandrii DFL-11, the proteins below share one genomic window:
- a CDS encoding FAD-dependent monooxygenase → MSETGTHPAPIVIAGAGIGGLTAALTLRRAGHEIVLIDKAKALSEVGAGLQLSPNACSVLDGFGLLQDLKALGHQPDNLRVWSGKTGDQISKVWLGSYLLERHGQPFIVIHRADLQGTLLKKVEATDGITLMLGTALTDAKTGDAGNLVCTYQTGETTGTLNCKALIGADGVWSTVRRLIPNHKNARFSGQVAYRSTLPIDKVPAQWRKDSGLWLHKDSHLVHYPIRSGEQLNIVALATEDWQDETWSAPAGKDELLHRFKDWPTDIRNLLNGPERWLKWALCTVKADGPWTHGQIALLGDAAHAMLPYMAQGAAMAIEDAAELANHFPVETENTAAALRAYERTRKPRAERIQETGFKNAKTFHMSGLPATARDMVMKFSKPESLAARFDYVYGWKPNQALPS, encoded by the coding sequence ATGAGCGAGACCGGCACACACCCCGCCCCGATCGTCATCGCCGGAGCAGGCATCGGCGGTTTGACCGCCGCTTTGACCTTGCGCCGGGCAGGTCATGAGATCGTGCTCATAGACAAGGCCAAGGCTCTGTCAGAAGTGGGAGCAGGCCTGCAGCTCTCCCCCAACGCGTGTTCGGTTCTCGACGGTTTTGGACTGCTTCAGGACCTTAAAGCGCTTGGCCATCAGCCGGACAATCTTCGGGTCTGGTCCGGCAAGACCGGAGATCAGATTTCCAAGGTCTGGCTCGGGTCTTATTTGCTCGAACGGCATGGCCAGCCCTTCATTGTGATCCACCGGGCGGATCTTCAGGGCACGCTTTTGAAAAAGGTCGAGGCGACCGACGGTATAACGTTGATGCTCGGGACCGCCCTCACCGATGCCAAAACGGGCGATGCCGGCAATCTGGTGTGCACATATCAAACCGGCGAAACCACCGGGACGCTCAACTGCAAGGCCCTCATCGGTGCAGACGGTGTTTGGTCAACGGTTCGCCGATTGATCCCGAACCACAAAAACGCACGCTTCAGCGGTCAGGTCGCTTACAGGTCGACGCTGCCGATCGACAAAGTCCCTGCCCAGTGGCGCAAGGATTCCGGGCTGTGGCTGCACAAGGACAGCCATCTGGTCCACTACCCGATCCGCAGCGGTGAGCAACTGAACATCGTCGCGCTGGCAACAGAAGACTGGCAGGACGAAACATGGTCGGCGCCAGCCGGCAAGGACGAACTCCTGCACCGTTTCAAGGACTGGCCTACGGACATCCGCAATCTGCTGAATGGGCCGGAACGCTGGTTGAAGTGGGCCTTGTGCACGGTCAAAGCCGACGGCCCCTGGACCCATGGTCAGATCGCCCTTCTCGGCGACGCTGCCCATGCAATGCTTCCTTATATGGCGCAGGGCGCGGCTATGGCGATCGAAGATGCCGCCGAGCTTGCGAACCATTTCCCGGTTGAAACAGAAAACACCGCAGCGGCTCTGAGAGCCTATGAGCGGACCCGCAAACCGCGCGCGGAACGCATTCAGGAAACCGGCTTCAAAAACGCAAAGACGTTTCACATGTCGGGTCTTCCAGCCACAGCCCGCGACATGGTGATGAAGTTTTCAAAACCGGAGAGCCTTGCTGCCCGCTTTGACTATGTTTACGGCTGGAAACCCAACCAAGCATTGCCTTCCTGA
- a CDS encoding zinc-finger domain-containing protein has translation MADQVVPHFQNTSGHDSIAIGAKEFMCIGAHPPFDHPHVFLDMGSEKEVVCPYCSTLYKYDATLAPNESSPSDCTWVPEAA, from the coding sequence ATGGCAGATCAGGTCGTCCCGCATTTTCAGAACACCAGCGGCCACGATTCCATCGCGATCGGCGCAAAGGAATTCATGTGCATCGGCGCGCATCCGCCGTTCGATCACCCGCATGTCTTCCTCGACATGGGCAGCGAAAAAGAAGTCGTCTGCCCCTATTGCTCAACGCTTTACAAGTACGACGCCACACTGGCTCCGAACGAATCGTCACCTTCCGACTGCACCTGGGTGCCGGAAGCTGCGTGA
- a CDS encoding alpha/beta fold hydrolase, with the protein MPVFEQDGVQIAYLDEGEGDPILLIHGFASNKAVNWQNTGWVDLFVKEGRRVIALDNRGHGDSQKFHDPEAYGAPIMAEDARKLLDHLGIEQTDVIGYSMGARISAFLTLSHPQRVKRAIFSGLGYGMIEGVGDPEPIAAALEADRLQDVTDRTGRAFRAFAEQTKSDRLALAACMRSSRQKISEEDIARIERPVLVAVGTRDDIAGSPHKLAALMQHADVLEIPGRDHMVAVGDKVHKQGVLAFLNNVDA; encoded by the coding sequence ATGCCGGTCTTTGAGCAGGATGGTGTTCAGATTGCCTATCTGGATGAAGGTGAGGGGGATCCGATCCTGTTGATCCACGGCTTTGCCTCCAACAAGGCGGTCAACTGGCAGAACACGGGCTGGGTTGATCTTTTCGTAAAGGAAGGCCGCCGCGTAATCGCGCTCGACAACCGGGGCCATGGAGACAGTCAAAAATTCCACGACCCGGAGGCCTACGGTGCTCCGATCATGGCGGAAGACGCCCGGAAACTGCTCGACCATCTTGGGATAGAGCAGACCGATGTCATAGGCTATTCGATGGGCGCGCGTATCAGTGCGTTTTTGACCCTTAGCCATCCACAGCGGGTCAAGCGGGCCATCTTCAGCGGGCTTGGCTACGGCATGATCGAAGGGGTGGGGGACCCGGAGCCGATTGCCGCCGCGCTTGAGGCCGACCGCCTGCAGGACGTCACGGACCGGACGGGCCGGGCGTTTCGTGCGTTCGCCGAACAGACCAAATCCGACCGGCTGGCCCTTGCTGCCTGCATGCGCTCATCGCGTCAGAAGATCAGCGAAGAAGATATTGCGCGCATCGAGCGGCCGGTTCTGGTGGCAGTTGGAACCCGCGATGACATTGCCGGGTCCCCGCACAAATTGGCGGCCTTGATGCAGCATGCAGACGTGCTTGAGATCCCAGGGCGGGATCACATGGTGGCCGTCGGAGACAAGGTTCACAAGCAAGGGGTTCTGGCGTTTTTGAACAACGTCGACGCTTGA
- a CDS encoding alpha/beta fold hydrolase has translation MSAKRIEFKGAEENALIADQYGTGGQPVILLHGGGQTRHSWAAAAERIAALGHVVFSVDQRGHGESAWVPSGNYMFVHFAQDLVALCRQVIAKHGAKPVVVGASLGGFAGMLAEGTEAPGNQAALVLVDITPRVDMDGVYKILGFMGDRVEEGFGTVEEAADAIARYLPNRSRPKDLSGLSKNLRLHSDGRYRWHWDPAFLKVREHSDEEITKRVQVGMIEAAENLNVPVLLLRGRNSELVSMAHVEEFLDCVPHAKFTDIQDAGHMVAGDKNDVFAQAVEEFLTDLKAEALIA, from the coding sequence ATGAGCGCAAAACGGATCGAATTCAAAGGGGCGGAGGAAAACGCCCTGATTGCCGATCAATATGGAACGGGCGGTCAGCCTGTGATCCTGCTGCACGGCGGCGGGCAGACGCGTCATTCGTGGGCGGCGGCGGCGGAACGGATCGCAGCGCTTGGCCATGTTGTTTTTTCGGTCGACCAGCGGGGGCATGGAGAAAGTGCCTGGGTTCCGTCCGGCAATTACATGTTTGTCCACTTCGCCCAGGATCTTGTCGCGCTCTGCCGGCAGGTGATTGCAAAGCATGGCGCCAAACCCGTTGTGGTCGGCGCGTCGCTCGGCGGTTTTGCCGGCATGCTGGCGGAAGGCACAGAAGCGCCGGGAAATCAGGCCGCGCTTGTTCTGGTCGACATTACGCCACGTGTCGATATGGATGGGGTCTACAAGATCCTCGGTTTTATGGGCGACAGGGTGGAAGAAGGTTTCGGCACGGTCGAAGAAGCCGCTGATGCCATCGCCCGGTATTTGCCGAACCGCTCAAGGCCCAAGGATCTGTCGGGCCTTTCGAAAAATCTGCGCCTGCATTCTGACGGCCGGTATCGCTGGCATTGGGACCCTGCGTTCCTGAAGGTGCGGGAACATTCAGACGAAGAAATCACAAAACGGGTGCAGGTCGGAATGATCGAAGCGGCGGAAAACCTGAATGTGCCCGTGCTTCTCTTGCGCGGCCGGAACTCCGAGCTGGTGTCCATGGCGCACGTGGAAGAATTTCTGGACTGCGTGCCCCATGCCAAGTTCACCGACATTCAGGACGCCGGCCATATGGTTGCCGGCGACAAGAATGACGTTTTCGCCCAAGCGGTCGAAGAGTTTCTCACCGACCTGAAAGCGGAAGCGCTGATTGCTTGA
- a CDS encoding enoyl-CoA hydratase-related protein — protein MTSDQSPSQSEDTNPFLRVSGQIAELILNAPDRKNALPLAGWARIPELLEPLRDNAGLRALIVRGAGGKAFCAGADIAEFEAVRSTADKAAHYDAVNVAAFRALKTLPVPVVAAIEGPCLGGGLGLALACDLRIASDTAFFSIPAARLGLAYPPDAVADLIEAVSPSNAKKLLFTAERLSADNALQIGLIDEVHEAGALDDRISELCRHFEQNAPLSLKAAKTTINLLASASSAADLSAAQSMARTCVDSADYAEGCRAFLEKRKPVFKGR, from the coding sequence ATGACATCCGATCAATCTCCGTCTCAGTCCGAAGATACCAACCCATTCTTGCGTGTTTCCGGACAGATTGCCGAATTGATCCTGAATGCTCCGGACCGCAAAAATGCCCTGCCCCTTGCAGGCTGGGCCCGCATTCCCGAATTGCTCGAACCGCTCCGCGACAACGCCGGTCTGCGCGCCCTGATCGTGCGCGGCGCCGGCGGCAAGGCCTTTTGTGCGGGCGCGGACATTGCCGAATTCGAGGCCGTCAGATCAACGGCGGACAAGGCCGCCCATTATGATGCGGTCAATGTCGCAGCCTTCCGGGCCCTGAAGACACTCCCTGTTCCGGTCGTCGCGGCAATTGAAGGCCCATGCCTCGGGGGCGGCCTCGGATTGGCGCTGGCCTGCGATCTTCGCATTGCATCGGACACAGCCTTTTTCTCCATCCCGGCCGCCCGCCTTGGCCTCGCCTATCCGCCGGATGCGGTGGCGGACCTGATCGAGGCTGTGTCTCCGTCCAATGCGAAAAAGCTGCTGTTCACGGCTGAACGCCTATCCGCCGATAACGCCTTGCAAATTGGCCTCATCGATGAGGTTCACGAAGCTGGCGCACTGGATGACCGGATTTCCGAGTTGTGCCGCCACTTTGAACAAAACGCGCCGCTGTCCCTGAAAGCGGCCAAGACAACCATCAACCTCCTAGCATCGGCAAGTAGCGCAGCAGACTTGAGCGCCGCTCAATCGATGGCCCGCACCTGTGTCGACAGCGCCGACTACGCCGAAGGCTGCCGCGCCTTCCTGGAAAAACGGAAACCGGTTTTCAAGGGCAGATGA
- the cysE gene encoding serine O-acetyltransferase — MSTPVRQPGEDRVMKHDPVWQQLRDEAQAMVAAEPALSSFVYETVLNHDSLEEAVVHRLGDRLGRDIVSASLIRQTYLEALADEPELAEIFRVDIVAVFDRDPACFRYLEPVLYFKGFHGLQTHRLANWLWRKGRKDFALYLQSRCSEVFQIDIHPAVPVGRGIFIDHGTGIVVGGTAVIEDDVSILQGVTLGGTGKEDGDRHPKIRHGVLLGAGANVLGNLEIGHCSRIASGSVVLTDVPANTTVAGVPAKIVGKAGCPEPARSMNQLLGE, encoded by the coding sequence ATGTCGACCCCGGTACGCCAACCTGGCGAAGATCGCGTGATGAAGCACGATCCCGTCTGGCAGCAGTTGCGCGACGAAGCCCAGGCGATGGTGGCGGCAGAGCCAGCCTTGTCGTCCTTTGTCTATGAGACGGTCCTAAATCACGACAGCCTGGAAGAAGCTGTGGTTCACCGGCTCGGCGACCGCCTCGGGCGGGACATCGTTTCAGCGTCGCTTATTCGCCAGACCTATCTGGAAGCGCTGGCGGACGAGCCGGAGCTTGCCGAGATTTTCCGGGTGGACATCGTCGCCGTGTTCGATCGTGATCCGGCATGCTTCCGCTATCTTGAGCCGGTTCTTTATTTCAAGGGCTTTCATGGCCTTCAAACGCACCGGCTGGCCAATTGGCTTTGGCGCAAGGGCCGCAAGGACTTCGCTCTTTATCTGCAGAGCCGCTGCTCGGAAGTTTTTCAGATCGACATTCATCCAGCCGTTCCGGTCGGGCGCGGGATCTTTATTGACCATGGCACAGGTATCGTTGTCGGCGGAACGGCTGTGATTGAGGACGACGTCTCCATCCTGCAAGGTGTGACGCTGGGCGGTACTGGTAAGGAAGACGGCGACCGGCATCCGAAGATCCGGCACGGCGTTCTGCTTGGTGCTGGCGCTAACGTGCTCGGCAACCTGGAGATCGGGCATTGCAGCCGGATTGCATCCGGCTCTGTTGTTCTTACCGATGTTCCGGCGAACACCACAGTTGCAGGTGTTCCGGCGAAGATCGTTGGGAAGGCCGGGTGTCCGGAGCCTGCCCGCAGCATGAACCAGCTCCTGGGTGAGTAG
- a CDS encoding DUF3126 family protein translates to MNPEEIRKLEAYLRKKFDLPSMQVRARPKKDDSAEVYIGEEFIGVIFRDDEDEDLSWNFQMAILEIDLDEV, encoded by the coding sequence GTGAACCCCGAAGAAATCCGCAAGCTTGAAGCCTATCTGCGCAAAAAGTTCGATTTACCGAGCATGCAGGTCCGGGCGCGTCCGAAAAAGGACGATTCCGCGGAGGTCTATATCGGTGAGGAATTCATCGGTGTTATCTTCCGTGATGACGAAGATGAAGACCTGAGCTGGAACTTCCAGATGGCCATTCTCGAGATCGATCTCGACGAAGTGTAA
- a CDS encoding DUF6949 family protein: MSDLLIVGYIACAGFVAAGLLGSLYQLVTNQPPKFNFPESTALGFVAGVIVCVFAGPFIIMRNAIRGRRIENRPLGWLVASSTIAGMWSMCSGLMVMNVALIVAGYA, translated from the coding sequence ATGTCGGATTTACTTATCGTTGGATACATTGCGTGCGCGGGGTTCGTTGCCGCCGGTTTGCTCGGAAGCCTCTATCAGCTGGTGACCAATCAACCGCCGAAATTCAACTTCCCGGAATCGACAGCATTAGGGTTTGTAGCCGGGGTGATCGTCTGCGTTTTTGCCGGTCCCTTCATCATCATGCGCAATGCCATCCGCGGCCGGCGTATTGAGAACCGTCCGTTGGGTTGGCTGGTTGCTTCGTCCACCATCGCCGGCATGTGGAGCATGTGCTCCGGGCTGATGGTCATGAACGTGGCCTTGATTGTGGCCGGATACGCGTAA
- a CDS encoding gamma carbonic anhydrase family protein, protein MPIYSLDGVRPQVPDAGRSWVAPTATLIGDVHLEEASSVWFDAVLRGDREPIRIGKRSNVQDGCVFHADPGYPLTVGANCTIGHKVILHGCIINENSLIGMGATVLNGAVIGSNCIIGANALIAEGKVIPDNSLVVGVPGKVVRELPESAAADIRRSADGYVANWQRYAAGLVEV, encoded by the coding sequence ATGCCGATCTACTCACTGGATGGAGTGCGCCCGCAGGTTCCGGACGCTGGGCGCTCTTGGGTTGCGCCGACCGCAACGCTGATCGGCGACGTGCATCTGGAAGAAGCAAGCAGCGTTTGGTTCGACGCTGTTTTGCGCGGGGACAGAGAGCCAATCAGGATCGGCAAGCGGTCCAATGTTCAAGATGGCTGTGTGTTTCACGCGGATCCAGGCTATCCGCTCACGGTCGGAGCCAACTGCACCATCGGCCACAAGGTCATTTTGCACGGCTGCATAATCAACGAAAATTCCCTCATAGGGATGGGCGCTACGGTCCTGAATGGGGCCGTGATCGGTTCCAACTGCATAATCGGCGCAAATGCTCTCATTGCCGAAGGGAAGGTTATTCCTGACAACTCATTGGTTGTTGGTGTTCCTGGAAAGGTCGTTCGCGAGCTGCCAGAAAGTGCTGCGGCGGATATTCGAAGATCAGCTGACGGTTACGTTGCCAACTGGCAACGGTATGCGGCCGGTCTGGTCGAAGTCTGA
- a CDS encoding transglutaminase-like cysteine peptidase yields the protein MKTLGKFLSTTAVLLGLFGLAPTAHADPGRFMDMKTAVKAPIGHRQFCRDNGWACQNERYEPVVVKLTENRWNELIAINADVNRRVRPMTDADLFGKEEYWTYPVDGYGDCEEYVLEKQRVLIEAGWPKSALLITVAKDIQNGGHAVLTVRTDHGDMILDNQIEAVLPWYSTPYRYIKRQSASSPVKWTGISDTRVTTVSSISN from the coding sequence ATGAAAACTCTTGGAAAATTTCTATCTACTACTGCAGTCTTGCTTGGACTCTTCGGACTAGCGCCAACCGCGCATGCCGATCCTGGCCGCTTTATGGACATGAAAACCGCGGTCAAAGCGCCAATCGGGCACCGGCAGTTTTGCCGTGACAACGGTTGGGCTTGCCAGAATGAACGCTACGAGCCGGTGGTTGTCAAACTGACCGAAAATCGGTGGAACGAGCTGATCGCAATCAACGCGGACGTCAATCGCCGAGTCCGCCCGATGACCGATGCCGACCTCTTTGGGAAAGAGGAGTATTGGACCTATCCTGTGGACGGATACGGTGATTGCGAGGAATACGTTCTTGAAAAACAACGTGTGCTTATAGAAGCCGGGTGGCCAAAAAGCGCTCTTTTGATCACGGTCGCAAAGGACATACAAAATGGTGGCCACGCTGTTCTGACTGTCCGAACGGACCACGGCGATATGATCCTGGATAATCAGATCGAAGCCGTGCTGCCCTGGTACTCCACACCTTATCGCTACATCAAACGGCAATCAGCAAGTTCACCGGTCAAATGGACCGGGATCTCGGATACGCGCGTGACGACAGTCAGCAGCATTTCGAACTAG
- a CDS encoding PilZ domain-containing protein, producing the protein MSAGLATAAPEGSKSLQVTDRRRHQRVQVNILGRFMLEDRREYPCQVIDMSPGGMAMITPVSGKVGERVVAYLDHLSRVEGRISRLIDGGFAVELRNTVRKRDKIANVLTWLANRDELNLPEDRRHDRFVPKNQMTKMILPDGTEHVCRIFDVSLSGAAIATDILPEMGDQITLGKMRARVVRQIEGGIAVEFAAVQSRELLEHHITTPESK; encoded by the coding sequence ATGAGCGCCGGATTGGCAACAGCAGCACCAGAGGGAAGCAAATCGCTTCAAGTCACGGACCGCCGGCGCCATCAACGGGTTCAGGTAAATATACTTGGCCGCTTCATGCTTGAAGACCGCAGAGAGTATCCGTGCCAGGTGATCGACATGTCACCAGGTGGCATGGCAATGATCACCCCAGTTTCTGGCAAAGTCGGCGAACGCGTCGTTGCATACCTTGATCACCTCAGCCGCGTAGAGGGCCGGATTTCCCGGCTTATTGACGGCGGCTTTGCGGTCGAGCTGCGCAACACCGTGCGTAAGCGGGACAAGATCGCAAACGTTCTGACATGGCTCGCCAACCGCGATGAGCTGAACCTTCCTGAAGACCGCCGCCATGACCGCTTCGTTCCGAAAAACCAGATGACAAAGATGATCCTTCCAGACGGAACGGAACATGTCTGCCGGATTTTCGATGTGTCCCTCTCAGGTGCCGCGATAGCAACGGATATTCTGCCCGAGATGGGCGATCAAATTACGCTCGGCAAGATGCGGGCCCGTGTGGTCCGCCAGATAGAAGGCGGGATTGCGGTCGAGTTTGCTGCGGTTCAAAGCCGCGAGCTGCTCGAACACCACATTACGACGCCAGAATCCAAATAA
- a CDS encoding PAS domain-containing protein has translation MTQTLYSYWDSLRGARPAPNRSEIDPGEIRGLLGDTFILETNGPSDVRYRLAGTRLCSAHCRELKGRNFLRGWDTKDREALESLIAAITEDGAAAVVGINGHTEREQELQMEMLLVPLNVPGEGRIRILGSAVPMDKPYWIGLHPVLRQSISSLRLVWPDERPYFTGASHSNINPIMPRFTAEDMPMRTPVLPQGAAVLPHGAERQVGHLTVYSGGKS, from the coding sequence GTGACCCAGACACTATACTCCTATTGGGATTCTCTGCGCGGAGCTCGGCCCGCTCCGAACCGGAGCGAAATTGATCCGGGCGAAATCCGCGGTTTGCTTGGGGATACGTTCATCCTGGAGACCAATGGACCGAGTGATGTGCGTTACCGCCTTGCCGGGACGCGCCTCTGCTCTGCTCATTGCCGGGAACTGAAAGGCCGCAATTTTCTTCGGGGTTGGGATACCAAGGACCGTGAAGCACTGGAAAGCCTGATCGCAGCCATCACCGAAGACGGCGCTGCCGCGGTGGTTGGGATCAATGGGCATACGGAACGTGAACAGGAACTGCAGATGGAAATGCTGCTTGTTCCACTCAACGTTCCGGGTGAAGGCCGCATCCGGATACTTGGAAGCGCTGTCCCAATGGATAAGCCCTATTGGATAGGACTGCATCCGGTTTTGAGACAGTCCATCAGCAGCCTGCGGTTGGTGTGGCCGGATGAGCGTCCGTATTTCACTGGCGCAAGCCATTCAAATATCAATCCGATCATGCCCCGCTTCACAGCAGAAGACATGCCTATGCGTACCCCGGTTCTCCCCCAGGGTGCTGCAGTTCTTCCGCACGGAGCAGAACGGCAAGTTGGCCACCTGACAGTCTATTCCGGCGGCAAATCCTGA
- a CDS encoding rhomboid family intramembrane serine protease translates to MNVYQFDEERKRRDEETKQREREQRPSEPPALNLPAAIIWLSVALIAIHVVRTFVIPTGWNNMMLYFLAFWPVKYTALSSLQAMDLASSIWAFVSYSFLHGGAMHLTFNLLWMAIFGSAVVRRFGLGRFLAFSALCSVGGAFAHLATHWGESAPMIGASAAISGHMAAAIRFVFEMGGPLGVFRRSDRGAYFVAAQPLSECFRNQQVLVFVGVWFGLNIFFGLTSGGQAGSIAWQAHIGGFVAGLALFPLFDPVPQRRGS, encoded by the coding sequence ATGAACGTTTATCAGTTTGATGAGGAGCGCAAGCGCCGCGACGAAGAGACCAAGCAGCGCGAGCGCGAGCAACGCCCATCCGAGCCTCCGGCGCTCAATCTGCCGGCCGCGATTATCTGGTTGAGCGTTGCCCTGATCGCCATTCATGTCGTGCGGACCTTTGTCATCCCGACTGGCTGGAACAACATGATGCTGTACTTCCTGGCATTCTGGCCGGTGAAATATACAGCGCTGAGCAGTCTGCAGGCGATGGACCTTGCGTCCAGCATCTGGGCTTTTGTCAGTTATAGTTTCCTGCATGGCGGTGCCATGCACCTGACGTTCAATCTGCTCTGGATGGCGATCTTCGGCAGCGCTGTTGTACGCAGGTTTGGACTTGGGCGGTTCCTGGCATTTTCTGCTCTATGCTCTGTTGGCGGCGCGTTTGCACATCTCGCGACGCACTGGGGCGAATCTGCGCCCATGATTGGCGCGTCAGCTGCCATATCAGGCCATATGGCGGCAGCTATCCGGTTTGTTTTTGAGATGGGCGGACCGCTCGGAGTTTTCCGCCGGTCCGATCGAGGTGCTTATTTTGTAGCTGCGCAGCCGCTCAGCGAGTGTTTCCGGAACCAGCAGGTTTTGGTCTTTGTCGGCGTTTGGTTTGGATTGAACATATTCTTCGGACTGACAAGCGGCGGGCAGGCAGGGTCCATTGCCTGGCAAGCGCATATCGGCGGTTTTGTAGCCGGATTGGCTCTGTTTCCACTCTTTGATCCGGTCCCGCAACGGCGGGGTTCGTGA
- a CDS encoding CBS domain-containing protein: MTVAAIMKTKGHDTITADKSAPVSEIAEILAKNKIGAVVLCDGDRHIEGIVSERDVVRLVGLQGASALSQPVSSIMTKDVMTCTEMDAANEVMGRMNRGRFRHMPVVEDGKLIGVISIGDVVKHKIAQVEHEAEQMRSYITTT; the protein is encoded by the coding sequence ATGACCGTTGCCGCAATCATGAAGACGAAAGGCCACGACACCATCACGGCGGATAAGTCCGCACCGGTGAGTGAGATCGCTGAAATTCTGGCGAAGAACAAGATCGGCGCCGTGGTGCTTTGTGATGGAGACCGGCATATCGAGGGCATTGTCTCGGAGCGGGACGTGGTGCGCCTTGTCGGTCTGCAGGGGGCTTCAGCGTTATCTCAGCCAGTATCATCAATCATGACCAAGGATGTGATGACCTGCACTGAGATGGATGCAGCTAATGAGGTCATGGGGCGCATGAACCGGGGCCGGTTCCGTCACATGCCGGTGGTTGAAGACGGCAAGCTGATTGGGGTCATCTCCATCGGCGACGTCGTGAAACACAAGATCGCCCAGGTCGAACACGAAGCTGAGCAGATGCGCAGCTACATCACGACGACCTGA
- the hisI gene encoding phosphoribosyl-AMP cyclohydrolase has translation MSDLIISERADKATVEEGDRLMPKFDQDGLIAAVVIDFKTSEVLMVGYMNEEALKRTIETGEAWYWSRSRKGFWKKGETSGQIQKVQEILTDCDQDALVVKVTVEGNGATCHVGYRSCFFRKVVNTSDGTVRLANVEKEKVYDPKKVYGKN, from the coding sequence ATGTCTGATTTAATTATTTCCGAACGCGCTGACAAAGCGACGGTCGAAGAAGGTGATCGGCTAATGCCGAAATTCGACCAGGACGGCCTGATTGCAGCTGTCGTGATCGACTTCAAAACATCTGAAGTCCTGATGGTCGGCTACATGAATGAAGAAGCCTTGAAACGCACCATCGAAACCGGAGAAGCCTGGTATTGGAGCCGGTCTCGTAAGGGCTTCTGGAAAAAGGGCGAAACATCCGGCCAGATCCAGAAGGTGCAGGAAATCCTCACCGATTGTGATCAGGATGCTCTGGTCGTGAAAGTGACCGTGGAAGGCAACGGTGCGACATGCCACGTCGGTTACCGGTCCTGCTTTTTCCGGAAGGTTGTCAACACATCAGATGGCACCGTCCGATTGGCAAACGTAGAAAAAGAGAAAGTCTACGATCCCAAGAAAGTTTACGGAAAGAATTAG
- the folE gene encoding GTP cyclohydrolase I FolE, translated as MDAVLKPVGKTFERKTPDQLQRPSREEAEAAVRTILAWTGDDPEREGLLDTPKRVVKAITQLYGGYFEDPAEHLERTFEDVGGYQDIVLVRGIPFHSHCEHHMLPFVGEAHIAYYPAEGVVGLSKLARVVDIFAKRLQTQENLTSQIASTIDDALAPRGLAVMMEAEHQCMTMRGVQKPGVSTITTQFTGIFEDDPAEQAKFMTLVRG; from the coding sequence ATGGACGCTGTCCTAAAGCCGGTCGGAAAAACATTCGAACGTAAAACACCGGATCAACTTCAACGCCCGAGCCGTGAAGAGGCAGAGGCTGCTGTGCGGACCATCCTCGCCTGGACCGGTGACGACCCGGAACGCGAAGGATTGCTGGACACGCCCAAGCGTGTCGTGAAAGCAATCACACAGTTATATGGCGGATATTTTGAGGATCCGGCCGAGCATCTTGAGCGCACGTTTGAAGACGTCGGAGGATACCAGGACATCGTTCTTGTCCGCGGCATTCCATTCCACTCGCATTGCGAACACCATATGCTGCCGTTTGTCGGTGAAGCGCACATCGCGTATTACCCGGCAGAAGGTGTTGTTGGGCTTTCAAAGCTGGCGCGCGTTGTCGACATTTTTGCAAAGCGCTTGCAGACCCAGGAAAACCTGACGTCGCAAATCGCGTCTACCATCGACGACGCTTTGGCGCCGCGTGGCCTTGCCGTTATGATGGAAGCTGAACACCAATGCATGACAATGCGCGGTGTTCAAAAACCCGGTGTCTCCACGATCACCACGCAGTTCACCGGCATCTTCGAAGACGATCCGGCCGAACAAGCCAAGTTCATGACCTTGGTACGCGGATAA